The following are from one region of the Fusarium verticillioides 7600 chromosome 1, whole genome shotgun sequence genome:
- a CDS encoding translation initiation factor 4E, whose protein sequence is MAAAVADTPKMDEQVDLTTIPVDPAGKEDSSDVKDDDKPVTVFHDKDNFNVKHPLQNKWTLWFTKPPSGKGDNWNDLLKEVITFDSVEEFWGVYNNVAPVSELSLKSDYHLFKAGVRPEWEDPQNKHGGKWSYQYKDKRNIDVDRLWLQVMMAAIGETLEDEDDGEVMGVVVNVRKAFFRIGVWTRTIGKSIPGRGEGDVAGGKGRSSEKGKEILLSIGRKFKEVLELPAAEQVEFSGHTDSAHSGSTRAKAKHVV, encoded by the exons ATGGCCGCCGCTGTAGCTGACACCCCCAAGATGGACGAGCAGGTCGACCTCACCACTATTCCCGTCGACCCTGCTGGCAAGGAGGATTCTTCCGATGTCAAGGACGACGACAAGCCCGTCACCGTTTTCCACGACAAGGACAACTTCAACGTGAAGCACCCTCTTCAGAACAAGTGGACTCTCTGGTTCACAAAGCCCCCGAGTGGCAAG GGCGACAACTGGAACGATCTCCTTAAGGAAGTTATCACCTTCGACTCCGTTGAGGAATTTTGGGGCGTTTAC AATAATGTCGCACCCGTTTCCGAGCTTTCCCTCAAATCCGACTACCACCTCTTCAAGGCCGGCGTCCGCCCTGAGTGGGAGGACCCCCAGAACAAGCACGGCGGCAAGTGGTCTTACCAGTACAAGGATAAGCGAAACATTGATGTCGACCGCCTTTGGCTCCAGGTCATGATGGCCGCTATTGGTGAGACtctcgaggacgaggacgatggcGAGGTCATGGGTGTAGTTGTCAACGTCCGAAAGGCCTTCTTCCGAATTGGTGTCTGGACCCGTACCATCGGAAAGAGCATCCCCGGCCGAGGTGAAGGCGATGTTGCTGGTGGCAAGGGCCGTAGTAGTGAGAAGGGTAAGGAGATTCTCCTGTCTATCGGCCGCAAGTTcaaggaggttctcgagCTGCCTGCCGCGGAGCAGGTCGAGTTCTCTGGACACACCGACAGTGCCCACTCAGGCAGCACACGAGCCAAGGCTAAGCACGTTGTTTAA